The Sinomicrobium kalidii genome contains a region encoding:
- a CDS encoding sensor histidine kinase — MNDGLQMPMETGKKLKERIKELTCLYEVTSIIVNCDYDRPEISLDAIGHCLKKAWQFEDDTSVIMEIGDYAFREVVFSGDYVSIKADIRVFNKKEGFMEVGYPAEKYALSDFLEEEKRLLDNVCLEIGNLLERKRIRESELAIKRQIERADRLSILGEITAGIAHELNTPLTNILGFAELLESRITGQEETDDLYKIKESAIFCREVVKKLMFFTCEVPQMMKTVMLKPIIENVLQLLKPTFRDRQLTHEICFSDENTGVRADEIQITQVLFNLIMNAVYYSPEHGSVDISVKESEDTVTIEIADRGKGIPENAGDKVFEPFFTTKPTGEGSGLGLSVVHGIISGHGGRIFHRPRKNGGTVFVINFPKNLIE; from the coding sequence TTGAACGACGGATTGCAAATGCCTATGGAAACCGGGAAAAAACTCAAGGAGCGTATTAAGGAACTTACCTGCCTGTACGAGGTTACTTCCATTATCGTGAACTGCGATTACGATCGGCCGGAAATCTCACTGGACGCTATCGGGCACTGCCTGAAAAAAGCCTGGCAGTTTGAAGACGATACCAGTGTGATTATGGAGATCGGGGATTACGCTTTTAGGGAAGTTGTTTTTTCGGGAGATTACGTTTCCATAAAAGCAGATATCCGGGTGTTCAACAAGAAGGAAGGGTTCATGGAAGTGGGATACCCGGCTGAAAAATATGCCCTGTCCGATTTCCTGGAAGAAGAGAAAAGGCTTCTGGACAATGTTTGCCTCGAAATCGGAAACCTTCTGGAAAGAAAGCGTATCAGGGAGAGCGAACTCGCCATTAAACGACAAATAGAGCGGGCAGACCGGCTCAGTATTCTTGGGGAGATTACTGCGGGAATTGCTCATGAACTCAATACACCTCTTACTAACATCCTGGGGTTTGCAGAATTGCTGGAAAGCAGAATAACGGGACAGGAAGAAACAGACGACCTTTACAAAATAAAGGAAAGTGCCATTTTTTGCCGGGAAGTGGTAAAAAAGCTAATGTTTTTTACGTGTGAAGTCCCCCAGATGATGAAAACGGTGATGCTGAAACCCATAATAGAGAATGTATTGCAACTGCTTAAACCGACTTTCCGGGACCGTCAGTTGACACACGAGATCTGTTTCAGTGATGAAAATACGGGCGTGAGGGCCGATGAAATACAGATCACCCAGGTATTGTTCAACCTCATCATGAATGCGGTGTACTATTCCCCTGAACACGGGAGTGTGGATATAAGCGTGAAGGAAAGCGAAGATACCGTAACCATAGAAATAGCAGACCGGGGCAAGGGCATTCCCGAAAATGCGGGAGATAAGGTCTTCGAACCTTTTTTTACCACCAAACCTACCGGTGAAGGGTCCGGGCTGGGGCTCAGCGTGGTGCACGGCATTATTTCCGGTCACGGAGGCCGTATTTTTCACCGCCCGCGTAAAAACGGAGGAACCGTATTTGTCATAAACTTTCCAAAAAATCTGATCGAATGA
- a CDS encoding NAD-dependent epimerase/dehydratase family protein, whose protein sequence is MTPRILIIGACGQIGSELTLALRDMYGSEHVIASDIREGHEELMQSGPFEILDATDKEHITACVKKHGITDIYLMAAMLSATAEKYPDKAWALNMNSLFHVLDLAKDKQVEKIFWPSSIAVFGPSTPKQDTPQQTVMEPSTVYGISKLAGERWCEYYFKNYGVDVRSIRYPGLISWKTKPGGGTTDYAIDIYHKALEKGTYECFLKKDTTLPMMYMDDAIAATTNIMKADPESVKVRSSYNLSAISFNPEEMAATIKKRIPDFTISYAPDFRQKIADTWPQSIDDSRAHEDWGWKAKYDLDNITEEMLSNLQSLV, encoded by the coding sequence ATGACTCCGAGAATTCTGATCATAGGTGCATGCGGACAGATCGGTTCCGAACTCACCCTCGCCCTGAGAGACATGTATGGCAGCGAACATGTAATTGCAAGTGATATACGCGAAGGCCATGAAGAACTGATGCAGTCCGGACCTTTTGAAATCTTAGATGCCACAGATAAAGAGCACATAACGGCCTGTGTCAAAAAACACGGTATCACCGATATCTACCTCATGGCGGCCATGCTTTCGGCCACGGCCGAAAAATATCCTGATAAAGCCTGGGCGCTGAACATGAATTCACTTTTTCATGTACTCGACCTGGCAAAGGACAAACAGGTGGAAAAAATATTCTGGCCGAGTTCCATCGCCGTTTTCGGGCCTTCCACTCCCAAACAGGACACCCCCCAGCAAACGGTTATGGAGCCTTCTACCGTTTACGGGATAAGCAAACTCGCCGGCGAACGCTGGTGTGAATACTATTTCAAAAATTACGGGGTTGATGTAAGAAGCATCCGCTATCCCGGCCTTATAAGCTGGAAGACAAAACCGGGCGGCGGCACTACAGATTACGCCATTGACATTTACCACAAAGCCCTGGAAAAAGGTACTTACGAATGTTTCCTGAAGAAGGACACCACACTGCCCATGATGTATATGGACGATGCCATAGCGGCTACCACCAATATCATGAAAGCCGATCCGGAGTCTGTAAAAGTCAGGTCTTCCTATAACCTTTCGGCCATAAGCTTTAACCCGGAAGAAATGGCGGCTACCATAAAAAAACGCATTCCGGATTTTACGATCAGTTATGCTCCCGATTTCCGGCAGAAAATTGCAGACACATGGCCGCAAAGCATAGACGATTCCCGTGCTCATGAAGACTGGGGCTGGAAAGCCAAATATGACCTGGATAACATTACGGAAGAAATGCTCTCTAACCTGCAAAGCCTGGTATAA
- a CDS encoding LacI family DNA-binding transcriptional regulator, translated as MKSITLKDIAQHFKVSVSTVSKALNDSHDISVEMKKKINDYARAHNYRRNPYALNLRKKENKIIGVIVPNILNYFFAQVFCGIEKVANENGYNLISCISDESLAKEKNTIEILEKGVVSGLLISLAEETEKSGNYEHLQSFAEKGIPIVMFDRVTDLVDCDKVVVDDHKGAYEATEYLIKTGCRNVALVSPLDNLRIGKERLRGYRDAIEANGLEVNPDLVVRIFDEGLFDAEIRALLTRNKVDAILGLEEFSAINSMKIALSLGLKVPDDISVIGFTNGQLPKYVSPRVTSISQHGKYIGELATRKLVERIEHPDNGGEQEYRTQKLKTSLILRESTRPIQSCSG; from the coding sequence ATGAAATCGATTACATTAAAAGATATAGCCCAACATTTCAAAGTATCGGTATCAACGGTATCAAAAGCACTGAACGACAGTCATGATATCAGTGTTGAAATGAAAAAGAAGATTAATGACTATGCCAGGGCACACAATTACCGGCGAAATCCTTATGCACTTAACCTGAGAAAGAAGGAGAACAAGATCATCGGGGTGATCGTTCCCAATATCCTTAATTATTTTTTTGCACAGGTGTTCTGCGGTATTGAAAAGGTGGCCAATGAAAACGGGTATAATCTCATAAGCTGTATTTCCGACGAATCGCTGGCAAAAGAGAAAAATACTATTGAAATTTTAGAGAAAGGCGTAGTTTCCGGCTTGTTGATCTCCCTGGCCGAAGAAACCGAGAAATCCGGAAATTACGAACACCTGCAGTCTTTTGCGGAAAAGGGGATTCCCATTGTCATGTTCGACAGGGTCACCGACCTGGTGGATTGCGATAAAGTTGTTGTTGACGATCACAAAGGGGCATATGAAGCCACCGAATATCTCATCAAAACCGGATGCAGGAATGTCGCCCTTGTTTCCCCCCTGGATAACCTGCGTATAGGGAAAGAGCGTTTGCGGGGGTACAGGGATGCCATTGAGGCCAATGGCCTGGAGGTTAATCCGGACCTGGTGGTCAGGATATTTGACGAAGGGCTTTTTGACGCGGAGATCAGGGCGCTATTGACCCGGAATAAGGTAGATGCCATACTGGGACTCGAAGAATTCAGTGCCATAAACTCCATGAAAATAGCCTTGTCCCTCGGGCTGAAGGTCCCGGATGATATCTCCGTCATCGGTTTTACCAATGGTCAGTTGCCCAAATACGTATCTCCCCGGGTCACTTCCATAAGTCAGCACGGAAAATACATAGGTGAGCTGGCCACCCGGAAACTGGTGGAACGTATTGAACATCCCGACAATGGAGGGGAACAAGAGTATCGGACACAAAAACTCAAAACATCGCTTATTTTAAGGGAGTCTACCCGGCCAATTCAATCCTGTTCCGGATAA
- a CDS encoding pectinesterase family protein, producing MKKLVLVLLLSLHFSAVLAQDEVKPYREITVSQDGTADFTSIQEAVNATRDLGPGFVLIRIKKGTYHEKLVIPSWKTKIILKGEDRGETIIVNDDFSGKMNPVTGKEFSTFNSYTLLVKGNDFMAEDLTVKNASCGEGQAVALHVEGDRAVFRNCNILGCQDTIYLATEGSRQYYEGCYIEGTTDFIFGEATAVFNHCTVKSLRNSYVTAAATPPGRDFGFVFTECKLIADKDVTKVYLGRPWRPHAKTVFIKSELGSHIVAEGWNPWKGDKMFPEKEKTAFYAEYENTGKGADTSRRVSWSHQLRTADAEKYTLKNILGTDRNGQLWYKRNLR from the coding sequence ATGAAAAAATTAGTATTGGTATTGCTGTTATCACTTCACTTTTCGGCCGTATTGGCCCAGGATGAGGTAAAACCCTATCGTGAAATTACGGTGTCACAGGACGGGACCGCAGATTTCACATCAATTCAGGAGGCCGTAAATGCCACAAGAGACCTCGGTCCCGGATTTGTACTGATAAGAATTAAAAAAGGGACATACCATGAAAAGCTGGTAATTCCGAGCTGGAAAACCAAAATTATCCTGAAAGGAGAAGATAGGGGAGAAACGATCATTGTAAACGATGACTTTTCCGGGAAAATGAATCCGGTGACCGGAAAGGAATTTTCGACCTTCAATTCCTATACCCTGCTGGTGAAAGGCAATGATTTTATGGCAGAGGACCTTACCGTTAAAAATGCTTCCTGTGGCGAAGGACAGGCAGTGGCGCTACATGTTGAAGGTGACAGGGCGGTTTTCCGCAACTGTAATATTCTGGGGTGCCAGGACACCATTTATCTGGCTACGGAAGGGAGCAGGCAATATTATGAAGGATGTTACATTGAAGGTACTACCGACTTTATTTTTGGCGAAGCCACTGCTGTTTTTAATCACTGCACCGTTAAAAGCCTGCGCAATTCGTATGTTACAGCGGCAGCAACACCCCCGGGCCGGGATTTCGGGTTTGTTTTTACGGAATGTAAACTTATTGCGGATAAAGACGTAACCAAAGTTTACCTCGGCAGACCGTGGAGGCCCCATGCAAAGACAGTATTCATAAAGAGTGAACTGGGATCGCACATAGTTGCCGAAGGCTGGAACCCCTGGAAAGGGGACAAAATGTTCCCGGAAAAGGAAAAAACTGCGTTTTATGCCGAATATGAGAATACGGGAAAAGGAGCGGATACGTCCCGCCGGGTTTCCTGGTCACATCAGCTGCGTACGGCAGACGCTGAAAAATACACCTTGAAAAATATTCTCGGAACCGACCGTAACGGACAATTATGGTATAAAAGGAATCTTCGATGA
- a CDS encoding sigma-54-dependent transcriptional regulator: MSYRRENILIVDDDIHILELVQRHLQSMNYHTYKAVSVKEAVSILKDAVINLLVTDLKMPGVDGFQLIRYTEEHYPDMPVLVVTGYISTKNALNIGKSGVVDYLIKPFTKDELRAAVTKSLESSGKSTEREKRPATINTGNAAYGELIGKSEAFERVRDIIDRVKDNRATVLIQGESGTGKELIARAIHYSGRFSREPFVAVNCGAIPESLLESELFGYEKGAFTGASENRMGFFQAANKGTIFLDEIGNASPQVQNGLLRVLQEKEVTGVGARKPQKIELRVIAATNSDLRELVRHKKFREDLYYRLTVVEVNVPPLRERKADIPLLAEKYVRKYGVEYKDRLLSLVPEAMDVLLRYHWPGNIRELENVIQRAVIMCDGQIELRDLPDTLKFKIDFPEDAFVSLAEMEKQYIHKVLRAVDNNKTRAAEILGIDRKTLRSKLS, from the coding sequence ATGAGTTATCGCCGGGAAAATATCCTGATCGTAGATGATGATATTCATATTCTGGAACTGGTACAACGTCACCTGCAATCCATGAACTATCATACCTATAAGGCCGTTTCGGTAAAAGAAGCGGTTTCCATTCTTAAGGACGCCGTTATAAACCTGCTGGTCACCGACCTGAAAATGCCGGGAGTGGATGGTTTTCAGCTTATTCGGTATACTGAAGAGCACTATCCGGATATGCCTGTACTGGTGGTTACCGGGTATATTTCCACGAAAAATGCCCTCAATATCGGAAAGTCAGGAGTGGTGGATTATCTCATTAAACCTTTTACCAAGGACGAACTCCGGGCTGCAGTAACGAAGTCTCTCGAAAGTTCCGGCAAAAGTACGGAGAGGGAAAAACGGCCTGCAACGATAAATACGGGAAATGCCGCCTATGGCGAACTGATCGGAAAATCGGAAGCGTTTGAGCGAGTCAGGGATATCATTGACCGGGTTAAGGACAACAGGGCAACCGTACTCATCCAGGGAGAAAGTGGAACGGGAAAGGAATTGATAGCCAGGGCCATTCATTACAGCGGCAGGTTTTCCAGGGAGCCTTTTGTAGCTGTGAACTGCGGAGCTATCCCGGAAAGCCTGCTGGAATCGGAACTCTTTGGATATGAAAAAGGGGCTTTTACCGGCGCTTCCGAAAACCGCATGGGTTTTTTTCAGGCCGCAAACAAGGGGACTATTTTTCTGGACGAAATAGGCAATGCCTCCCCGCAGGTGCAAAACGGATTGCTCCGGGTGTTACAGGAAAAGGAGGTAACCGGGGTGGGAGCGAGGAAACCACAGAAAATAGAACTCCGGGTCATTGCCGCTACCAACAGCGATCTTCGGGAACTCGTCCGCCATAAAAAGTTCCGGGAAGATCTCTATTACAGGCTCACCGTAGTAGAGGTCAATGTGCCTCCGCTTCGTGAGAGAAAAGCGGATATTCCCCTGTTGGCGGAAAAATATGTGAGGAAATACGGTGTGGAGTATAAAGACCGCCTGTTATCCCTGGTACCCGAGGCGATGGATGTTTTGCTCCGGTACCACTGGCCCGGGAATATCCGTGAACTGGAAAATGTTATCCAAAGGGCAGTGATCATGTGTGACGGACAGATTGAGCTGAGGGACCTGCCTGATACTCTTAAATTTAAAATAGATTTCCCGGAAGATGCCTTTGTCTCGTTGGCCGAAATGGAAAAACAATATATCCACAAAGTATTGAGGGCCGTAGACAATAATAAGACCAGGGCAGCGGAAATTTTGGGTATAGACCGGAAAACACTTCGCAGCAAGCTGTCATAG
- a CDS encoding GreA/GreB family elongation factor yields the protein MKYTNLIIEKREYVLLKQLIQLSGYYGDTVFRNSIKHLHKELLSARICDEEEMPHDVIRFNSYVSIASGDGWSKRFQLVLPNDSDISKNKISILTPMGAAVMGYAARDTLVWEFPAGSRSLTIVAVEQR from the coding sequence ATGAAATACACAAACCTGATCATTGAAAAAAGAGAGTATGTGCTTTTAAAACAGCTCATACAGCTTTCCGGATACTATGGAGATACCGTTTTCAGAAATTCTATAAAACATCTGCATAAGGAACTCCTGTCTGCACGTATTTGTGATGAAGAGGAGATGCCGCACGATGTTATCAGGTTCAACTCTTATGTTTCCATAGCTTCCGGAGACGGCTGGAGCAAACGCTTTCAGTTGGTGCTGCCCAATGACAGTGATATCAGTAAAAATAAAATTTCCATACTCACTCCCATGGGGGCGGCCGTTATGGGGTATGCTGCCAGAGATACCCTGGTCTGGGAGTTCCCCGCAGGTTCCCGATCCCTGACCATTGTAGCGGTGGAACAACGATAA
- a CDS encoding HPP family protein codes for MPKRKINRRIRIYRYVFYRETWIDIKEHFWSFIGAFAGIGLIAFFHGSSLDEVENLFLIGSFGASSVLVYGAVQSPLAQPRNLIGGHVISACIGVTIAQLLPEILWITASLAVALSIVGMQMTKTLHPPGGATALIAVMGSEKIKALGYWYVISPVLTGCLILFVVALVFNNMTSGRKYPAHRKFPGV; via the coding sequence GTGCCAAAGAGAAAAATCAACAGGAGGATCAGGATATACAGGTATGTATTTTACCGGGAAACATGGATCGATATAAAAGAACATTTCTGGTCTTTTATCGGGGCTTTTGCGGGAATAGGCCTTATAGCCTTTTTTCACGGGAGTTCGCTGGACGAGGTTGAGAACCTCTTTCTGATAGGCTCTTTTGGTGCGTCGAGTGTGCTGGTTTACGGAGCTGTACAGAGCCCTCTGGCACAACCCCGGAACCTGATAGGGGGGCATGTGATTTCTGCATGTATAGGTGTAACCATCGCCCAGTTGCTCCCCGAAATTCTATGGATAACGGCATCCCTGGCCGTAGCCCTTTCCATCGTGGGCATGCAAATGACAAAAACACTTCATCCTCCGGGAGGAGCAACTGCACTGATAGCAGTTATGGGTTCTGAAAAGATAAAGGCCCTCGGCTACTGGTATGTAATCTCACCGGTACTTACGGGATGCCTGATCCTCTTTGTGGTAGCCCTGGTATTCAATAACATGACTTCGGGCAGAAAGTATCCCGCTCACCGTAAGTTTCCCGGAGTGTGA
- a CDS encoding nuclear transport factor 2 family protein — MKSTLTVLMIAFLICGVKAQGNAEKQHINKVLDAWHKAAADADFDAYFDHMTEDAVFIGTDATENWKGKAFKTFAKPYFDRGKAWSFTALERNVYLAAGTRMAWFDELLDTQMKICRGSGVLVKTNGTWKIKHYVLSVTVPNDNVRELIDLKKSTDNKLMDALREKQ, encoded by the coding sequence ATGAAGAGCACCCTGACCGTTTTAATGATCGCCTTCCTTATCTGTGGTGTGAAAGCCCAGGGAAATGCAGAAAAACAGCATATAAACAAGGTGTTGGATGCCTGGCACAAAGCAGCTGCAGATGCCGATTTTGATGCGTACTTTGACCATATGACCGAAGATGCGGTGTTTATCGGTACCGATGCTACGGAAAACTGGAAAGGCAAGGCGTTTAAAACTTTTGCAAAGCCGTATTTTGACCGTGGAAAAGCCTGGAGTTTTACCGCTTTGGAACGAAATGTATACCTCGCGGCCGGAACCCGTATGGCATGGTTCGATGAGCTTTTGGATACGCAGATGAAAATATGCAGAGGGTCGGGTGTTTTGGTGAAAACCAACGGTACGTGGAAAATAAAACATTATGTGTTGTCGGTTACGGTCCCTAATGACAATGTCCGGGAGTTAATCGATCTCAAGAAAAGCACGGACAATAAACTGATGGATGCACTTCGGGAAAAACAATAG
- a CDS encoding Glu/Leu/Phe/Val family dehydrogenase, which produces MITKEEKRQKQKQGMLENVMRQFNNASDRMGLDPDIRKILRITNNELLVHFPVKMDNGNVEVFTGYRVQHNNALGPYKGGLRYHPTVDLDAARALAMWMTWKTSLAGLPLGGAKGGIQIDPSHYSTAELERITRRFTFALGDNIGPELDIPAPDVNTNAQTMAWILDTYMSTKSPNERSTNLHVVTGKPVGAGGSEGRDRATGYGVYLCIKFWAEHNNINLKGRKFIVQGFGNVGYWASFFLEKEGAVLTAVQDVSGSIFNSGGIEVEKLERYMARHDRKIAGFPGVEVIDNDAFFALDCDICIPAALGNQITEKNAGAIKALVIAEGANGPTDIQAENMLLDRGVAIIPDILCNSGGVIGSYFEWLQNRNGEIWQLEEVTAKLRKKLRESFGRVMKVMEERNVDMRTAAFIIAIERLEQAYRQRGIFP; this is translated from the coding sequence ATGATTACCAAAGAGGAAAAACGACAAAAACAAAAACAGGGAATGCTGGAAAACGTGATGCGACAGTTCAACAATGCATCCGACAGGATGGGACTGGACCCTGATATAAGAAAAATACTGAGAATCACCAACAATGAGCTTTTGGTCCATTTTCCCGTTAAAATGGACAACGGAAACGTGGAGGTTTTTACCGGATACAGGGTGCAGCACAATAATGCATTGGGGCCTTACAAAGGAGGACTCCGGTATCACCCTACGGTAGACCTGGATGCAGCCCGGGCACTGGCCATGTGGATGACCTGGAAAACTTCCCTGGCCGGCCTGCCGTTAGGAGGGGCAAAAGGAGGTATCCAGATAGACCCTTCGCACTATTCCACAGCAGAACTGGAACGCATTACCCGGAGGTTCACCTTTGCCCTGGGCGATAATATAGGGCCCGAACTCGATATCCCTGCACCCGACGTCAACACCAATGCCCAGACGATGGCCTGGATACTGGATACCTACATGTCTACAAAATCTCCGAATGAACGTTCCACCAACCTGCATGTCGTTACCGGGAAACCCGTCGGTGCCGGAGGGTCGGAAGGCCGGGACAGGGCTACGGGCTATGGCGTATACCTGTGTATAAAATTCTGGGCCGAACACAATAACATAAACCTGAAAGGCAGGAAATTCATCGTCCAGGGTTTTGGCAATGTGGGATATTGGGCTTCCTTTTTCCTGGAAAAGGAAGGTGCCGTACTTACTGCGGTCCAGGATGTTTCGGGAAGTATCTTCAACTCTGGTGGCATTGAAGTAGAAAAACTGGAACGGTACATGGCCCGGCACGATCGTAAGATCGCAGGCTTTCCCGGTGTGGAAGTTATAGATAACGATGCGTTTTTTGCACTCGATTGTGATATATGCATCCCTGCAGCCCTCGGTAACCAGATAACGGAAAAAAACGCCGGAGCTATAAAAGCCCTGGTTATTGCAGAAGGAGCTAACGGTCCCACCGATATACAGGCCGAAAATATGCTACTGGACAGGGGAGTGGCAATTATTCCCGACATTCTCTGTAATTCCGGAGGCGTGATCGGTAGTTATTTCGAATGGCTCCAGAACCGCAACGGGGAGATCTGGCAACTGGAAGAAGTCACAGCAAAACTCCGGAAAAAGCTTCGGGAATCCTTTGGCAGGGTAATGAAAGTTATGGAAGAGAGGAACGTAGATATGCGAACTGCTGCCTTTATCATTGCCATAGAAAGACTCGAACAGGCCTACAGGCAAAGGGGAATATTCCCATAA
- a CDS encoding sialidase family protein, giving the protein MKKILIALLFFTGLQNGNAQDTTTGPDIQVLKEGFIYKEAPFPQCHSSTLVALDNGDIMAAWFGGTHERHPDVSIYSAVCNGTTWSQPKRIADGIVNDSVRYPSWNPVLFKNKSGTLFLYYKVGPSPSEWWGMYKTSEDNGRTWSDKKRLPEPFLGPVKNKPLVLESGKIISPSSTENRDIWKVHMEISEDGGYNWRKVAVAPGSDYRAIQPTLLRLAGGTLKALIRSDQNVILESESTDEGETWTELKKTNVANPNSGIDAVTLKNRTHLLVYNPMTGGRDWWEGRNKLYLAFSADGEHWEDVYVLEDRDKGEYSYPAIIATGDGIVHITYTYDRKKIKYFRLKVGN; this is encoded by the coding sequence ATGAAAAAGATCTTGATTGCGCTATTGTTTTTTACCGGTTTGCAAAATGGAAATGCCCAGGATACTACAACCGGGCCCGATATACAGGTATTGAAAGAAGGATTTATATATAAGGAAGCACCATTTCCCCAATGTCATTCCTCTACTCTGGTGGCGCTGGATAACGGTGATATAATGGCGGCCTGGTTTGGCGGAACCCATGAGCGCCACCCCGATGTCAGCATTTACTCCGCGGTCTGCAACGGTACAACCTGGTCACAACCCAAAAGGATTGCCGATGGAATTGTTAATGATTCCGTCAGGTATCCCAGCTGGAATCCCGTATTGTTTAAAAATAAGTCCGGGACCCTGTTTTTGTATTACAAGGTGGGACCGTCGCCGAGTGAATGGTGGGGAATGTACAAAACATCGGAGGACAATGGCAGGACCTGGTCGGATAAGAAACGCCTTCCGGAACCGTTCCTGGGGCCTGTAAAGAACAAACCCCTTGTGCTGGAAAGCGGAAAGATCATCAGTCCGTCGAGTACGGAAAACAGGGATATATGGAAGGTCCATATGGAAATCTCGGAGGACGGCGGATATAACTGGAGGAAAGTTGCCGTGGCTCCCGGTTCGGATTACAGGGCCATTCAGCCGACCTTGCTCAGGCTCGCCGGCGGAACACTGAAAGCGTTGATACGGAGCGATCAGAATGTGATCCTGGAGAGCGAAAGTACCGATGAAGGGGAAACGTGGACGGAGCTAAAGAAGACAAATGTGGCGAACCCCAATTCGGGCATAGATGCCGTAACACTCAAAAACAGAACCCATTTGCTGGTCTATAACCCGATGACCGGAGGTAGGGACTGGTGGGAAGGAAGAAATAAACTGTACCTGGCGTTCTCCGCCGACGGGGAGCACTGGGAAGATGTTTATGTGCTGGAAGACCGGGATAAGGGAGAATATAGTTACCCGGCCATTATAGCAACCGGTGACGGGATAGTTCATATTACGTATACCTACGACCGGAAAAAAATAAAATACTTCAGGTTAAAGGTGGGGAACTGA